The Pangasianodon hypophthalmus isolate fPanHyp1 chromosome 14, fPanHyp1.pri, whole genome shotgun sequence nucleotide sequence GTTAGTCATTTTAACTAACTAAATGTCAATTAATTGCAAGTTCTTACTAATGTTTTCAAGCAAGTTAGCCTTCTGGCTCAAATAAACTCAAATCAGGAAGGAATTgtatcctaatcctaaccctaggATTTGTTGATCTCAGGCTTACAGTGATTATAACCTGaacttttcattaaaaacatgaaCCAACAAAATTTACACTGTAAATCAGGTTATCTCTGTAATCCAGTCTGACTACACTTTAATGTATTTATCAGTAATCAGGGTTGCAGGGTTTAAGCCATCCTTTAAAACTAAAACCAGGATTAAATATTGTCTTACTGCTAAAAACTTACCATTTTAATTCCATTACTTTCAATTTAAAGTAgggatttattttaatcatgtaGCTGAGGTGGCTtcaatttcaaaaaaaaaaaaaaaaaagcatactgtatattagatggattgctgaaaacaaaaaaaaaaaaggaaaaaagaaaaaaaaaagcttgtttttaCTCAAAAGTATCAGTAATTATTGATCACACTAATAACACTCTCACTGTCTACCTTCTTAAACTGGAGAATCCATCCTGAATTAAAACTAATCCCAGGTCAAGGTTTTAATaagatattaatatattaatcagGCATCaagatatttataatttaaaatgaagtgATGCAAGACACcttgaattaaaattaaacttgAATCAATAAATACTACCAACTGTAAACTGTTTCTTTTAATCCTTTAATCCTTTTAATCCTCTTTTAAACTTTATGAGTTCTTGATTATAATATGATTATAAAAATCGCCACATTATTAACCATGAATCAGACTAACAATCAGAAAAACTTAATCTGGCAAGACCGGATTATTATAAACAGTCGCAGTCATCAGTGTTTTCTCTGTTCCTGCTTCAATTATTCtgtaaaaatagtaaataaacagcCTTCACTATTTTAAACAGTGTCCAGTGAAGTCCAGTGtccagtcagaaaaaaaaaagaaaaaaagaaaagaaatcatcattaaaatatgtacaatatttgGTTGTTTAttaggagttttttttaattattattatttatatatttatgaactTTCCAGCAACAGAAACCATTTTGTCATGAgatctccttttttttcacagtgtaATGTCTCAGGTATTAAAAGCACCTCCTAAGTTTCTGCCTTCTGAGTGGAAACATGCGAACTACGTCCACTTCAGGAGCGCAGAGGCCGAGCGAGCACGCTCAGAGCGACTCACGGCCGAGTGTAAGAGGCTGATAGAGGACAGCGAGAAGTCGGTGAGACGCATGCAGCAGGATGCTAACAACAGGCTGGGTAACTGTGCCATGAAAGCAATCAAAGCTTATTTTACTATAGAGCTGCTGGGCGATGCTGTCTGATATCTAatggggcgtgtgtgtgtatgtgtgtgttactctcAGAGAAGAGACTCAAAGATATTAAGTTCTGGAGGCAGGAGCTGGAGCAGAAACTGCACGAGATGGTGCAGGAGATCGAGTTGCTCCAGACTATAAAGAACCGAGTAGAGAGAGCTCTGAGGAGCTGCTCTGAGCCTCTCCAAGCCACTCTGGACTGTCTGAACGAGAGGTGAGACGCTAATCCAACTTGCGAGGAAGTTCAAACGTACGTTTTTACAAATCACTGCTCGCAATCAAATAACTCACCGTTCAGCTAGTTGTCCACTCTGAGAATGTTGATATCTGTGAGCGTTCCTCAGGCAGAAGCGGGTGGAGATAGACCTGGTCCATGACGAGGTGGAGAAGGAGCTCCTGAAGGAGAAGGACGTGATTGAGGGAGTGATGGCTCTCCTCCAGCGCACTCTGGAGCAGATCATTGAGCAGATCAGGTGAACAAGCATGCCTGGTccacaaaaataagaaaaattaatCTTtactaacctttttttttttactttaacgTCTCGTGTTCTGCAGTTGTGTACGAATATGGATGAACCTGAATGGAGAATGGCGGTTGAAGCTGTATTTCTGTTTGCTCGCTCTCATTCCAGACTCAACCGCTCAGCCAAATACTACCTGGAGAAAGATCTGCGGGATAAATTCCAGGCCGAACGCATCGATGATTTCTGCTCCCTGCTCAGCAGCACCGCAGCGAGCGTTGAGGAGCAGGCTGGAGCGGGACAGTGTGCTGATGGAGGGTAAAGACCTACGGAGAATTTATATTCACTACACTAACTTGTCCTTGTCAGAATGCTTTAGAAATTAATGTTCTGTACAACTGAATATAAAATCAGCAGCCTGCAAGAACATTCTGTGGAGTAAGGCTTTATTTTAGGATAATATGGTAttgtctgtatttttaaaaaacactcatGAACTgcattttactttaaatttttttttatttaaatttttagtaACTGTTTTATAGTAAACAGCAGAATAGAACCGCACAGTAACAAGTAtctcatattaatttattatgttaatatcatattttatgtattatagtttttttatataccacagcgctgttgaattctcaaatctgattggtcagaaggtgttgattaattttctataacagcagttccaATAGTAGTACCTCTGTAATtcaggtttatatttaaaaccatttaaaaagagtaacagctcattcacaggaaattgtatggtggatgatctgtataatctaagtctaataataaaaaaaaacaaataataaagtgtcataataaagtgttttctgttaggagacgtttatttagcatttatggaaggagtctccagtgtcagcgctttatagCCTTCAGATAGTAAAAGCTGAAGGATAAGAGTTTGTCCTTTTTTCACGAGCGTCTCActacattaaacataactgttTGTTTAACTGTCATAACTGAAATGTTGACGTGGCGTTcgttaataaatgaaaaattttacTTGTTGCCAAACTGCTGGtagaaaaggaataaaacacttcgggagatgctgttgttggaaaataatcaactttggggtggtaacagtaactctgctccaTCACAACATTCtgctgttgattgttttcccatcacagcatgcccccaagtgttttattccttacttacaattaaacttttttaaaaggCTTAACTTTGTTAACAACCTTGTATTCAGTCTTGTAAATGCATTATGCACTATGGCACTTAATTATGGCGAttaattagcaaagaaaaactgTTATGCATCTTTAAGTATTGTGATATGTTGCTTTTGCCATTTCTTCCATCactgattcctttttttttttttccagactcgCCGTGACTCCTCAGGAATGGGAGACGTTCTCCGACGTGAACATCGGCAAGGCGGAGAAGGAGAGGAATAACTCGGCGTCTCTGCGGGCGCTGGTGGAGAACCTGCTGGTGCAGACGGCGGCAGACATGCGGAGGCAGCACGAGGCCACCGGCTCGGCCCTGACACTGCGCATACACGAGACCAGAGGTGCTAAAGCGGAGCTGGAAGATCAGCTGAGCAAGGTGCACATCAGCCCGCACACATTACGCATCTTTTAATTTAACTTACGGCTCGTTAacttttaatttgtttcattatGTATGATTCT carries:
- the tekt1 gene encoding tektin-1, which encodes MSQVLKAPPKFLPSEWKHANYVHFRSAEAERARSERLTAECKRLIEDSEKSVRRMQQDANNRLEKRLKDIKFWRQELEQKLHEMVQEIELLQTIKNRVERALRSCSEPLQATLDCLNERQKRVEIDLVHDEVEKELLKEKDVIEGVMALLQRTLEQIIEQIRLNRSAKYYLEKDLRDKFQAERIDDFCSLLSSTAASVEEQAGAGQCADGGLAVTPQEWETFSDVNIGKAEKERNNSASLRALVENLLVQTAADMRRQHEATGSALTLRIHETRGAKAELEDQLSKLLAEIASQEQNLDALKVAVADKEGPLKVAQTRLHARSQRPRVELCNDHAHTRLLSEVQQLTSHITRLKEGLSESEMELRALTRSQLLLEEEIQVKSNSLYIDEVICTQLRQPITIHDF